The genomic segment TGCTGATTCACCTCGTCAGCACGGCCGATCAGGGCCTGCCCCGCTTCACCGGCTGAACCGGCCGATTCCGCCGAAGCCCCGCACTGCAATCCTTGCGCGGATCAACGCGCGCCCGGCGTTTCGTCGATGAATAAAGGGGCCTGTGGCGTACGTTCGAGATGCGGCGAGCAAGCTCGCCGGCGAAATGCAACCAGCGCCCGACTCACGGAACACGGCTTTTAACGACTCGCTTCAGGCAGTGCGTCATGTCACTCATTACTGTATGCCATCCGATCCATCGCTGGGCCGTCGGCGGGACCGAGCGGCAGCTCGCGACGATTCTGCGGCACCTGCCTGCTGATCGCTTCCGGCACATTGTGTTGACGCGCAACGGCGGGGTCATGCCGCCGCTTCCATCGAACGTGCGATCGATTGATCTGGCGCGTCCCCAAACCGACCCGCGATTCGCCGACGCACTGACCGAACAACTGATCGCGCATCGCGTGGACATCCTGCATCTGCGAGGCCTCTCCATGCTGCTCGACGGACTGGTGGCGGCCGAACGTGCGGGAGACATCGCAGTGGTACTGGGGTTTCACGGGTTTGAAACGGCCGAGGACGATTTGCCCGCGCTGCGCAAACCGGCGCTGGGTCGCGCGGCGCTCCGGTGCGACGCGCGCTGGGCGGTCAGCAAGTCCGCGGCACGCAGCATTGAGCGGAGCCTGCGTCTGCCGATGGGCTGCTTCGTCGCCAAGCCGAACGGCGTGGACGTGCACCGCTTCGCGCCGGCATCGGATCGCGCGGCGATTCGCGCGAGGCTGGGCCTGACCTCGGATCAACAAATCATCCTCTGCGTCGGGAACTACAAACCGGTCAAGGGCCAGGACGTGCTGCTGGACGCCGCGGCGATGCTACCGGCCGGCTGGACTAAAAAAACAATTTTTGTATTTATTGGCCGCGATGACCTGAACGGCGAATTGCAGCGCCGCGCAGCAGCCCTTTCGCAGCCGAACTTCGTCGCACGCTTCAGCACGGATTGCGATGACCCGTTGCCGTGGTACCAGGCGGCGGATTTGTTCGTGTTGCCGTCGCGCTGGGAGGGGCTGTCCAACGCGCTGCTGGAGGCGATGGCGTGCGAACTGCCCGTGATCGCCGCGCAAATCGGCGGCAACGTCGACGCGATCGAGCATGAGCGCAACGGCCTGTTCGTGCCGCCCGATGACGCCGGCGCGCTGGTTGTTGCTATCAAAAGACTGCTGACCGATCCGGCCAAGGCCGATTCGATGGGCCGCGCCGCCCGTGTGCGCGTCACCGAGTGCTTTGACCAGCAAACCGCCGTCGCCCGCTACGCATCCGGCTACGAAGCGCTCGCGCGAAAACTCCGCGCACGCCGCGCCGCTGCCCGGTCCACGTTGAACTTCTCGCATGACCCCGCCCTGGCTGACCTGGAGACGCATCCGTGACGATCCTGACCGCCCTGCGACCCGAACGCCCCGCCGCGTCCACCGGCCGGCTCGCCGCCCTGTGGCGCTATCGCGAACTCATGGGCATGCTGGCCTGGCGCGATATCCGCGTGCGCTACAAGCACTCGCTGCTCGGTGCGGCCTGGGCCGTCCTGCCGCCCGTTCTGATGATGGGTATTTTTACATTCGTATTTGGCACCGTCTCGGCCATCGACCCGCGCGGGCTGACCGGCCATGCCGGCCTGCCCTACTCGCTCTTCGCCCTCGCCGGTCTCGTCCCCTGGACCTTCTTTGCCAACGCCCTGACCGCGGCCACCGGTTCGCTCGTCGTCAACCGGCAGCTTGTGACGAAAATCTATTTCCCGCGCGAGGTCTTCCCCCTCGCCGCCATTCTTAGCGCCGCCGTGGACTTCCTCATCGCACTAACCGTCCTCGCCGCCTACGCCGCCTACCTGCACCTCACCGGCGCGTGGCAGCTCAACCTCTCCGCCGCGCTGCTGGCCCTGCCCGTGGTGCTGCTCGTGATGCTCTGTTTCATGATCGGCCTCGCCCTGCTGCTGGCCATGGCCAACCTCTTCTTCCGCGACGTAGCGTTTCTCTTCCGCTCCGTCATTCAGCTTTGGATGTTCGTTACCTGCGTCGTCTATCAGCTCGACGCGACGGCCGGATGGAAACGCGCCGTGATCCAGCTCAACCCCATGACGCCGATCATCCGCGGCCTGCGCGATTGCCTGCTCATGGGCCGCTGGCCCTTTGACGCCCCCTTCGCTCTCGCCGCCGCGATCAGCCTCGCGACGCTCGCCGTCGGCTGGACCTGGTTCGGCCGCCGCGAGGCCCGATTCG from the Planctomycetia bacterium genome contains:
- a CDS encoding glycosyltransferase family 4 protein, producing the protein MSLITVCHPIHRWAVGGTERQLATILRHLPADRFRHIVLTRNGGVMPPLPSNVRSIDLARPQTDPRFADALTEQLIAHRVDILHLRGLSMLLDGLVAAERAGDIAVVLGFHGFETAEDDLPALRKPALGRAALRCDARWAVSKSAARSIERSLRLPMGCFVAKPNGVDVHRFAPASDRAAIRARLGLTSDQQIILCVGNYKPVKGQDVLLDAAAMLPAGWTKKTIFVFIGRDDLNGELQRRAAALSQPNFVARFSTDCDDPLPWYQAADLFVLPSRWEGLSNALLEAMACELPVIAAQIGGNVDAIEHERNGLFVPPDDAGALVVAIKRLLTDPAKADSMGRAARVRVTECFDQQTAVARYASGYEALARKLRARRAAARSTLNFSHDPALADLETHP
- a CDS encoding ABC transporter permease, whose translation is MTILTALRPERPAASTGRLAALWRYRELMGMLAWRDIRVRYKHSLLGAAWAVLPPVLMMGIFTFVFGTVSAIDPRGLTGHAGLPYSLFALAGLVPWTFFANALTAATGSLVVNRQLVTKIYFPREVFPLAAILSAAVDFLIALTVLAAYAAYLHLTGAWQLNLSAALLALPVVLLVMLCFMIGLALLLAMANLFFRDVAFLFRSVIQLWMFVTCVVYQLDATAGWKRAVIQLNPMTPIIRGLRDCLLMGRWPFDAPFALAAAISLATLAVGWTWFGRREARFAECI